Genomic segment of Arachis hypogaea cultivar Tifrunner chromosome 16, arahy.Tifrunner.gnm2.J5K5, whole genome shotgun sequence:
atatatatatagactgtAATAATTAAAAGAGGGCTAATTTTATTctcataattttctttttatccttttttacaacgatatacatatatatatatagagactgataattttataattttctaaaTAATAATAACCTAGTGGATTAATCCAAAAAAAAGTATACCTAACATAAGTttaattctttaaagatttgtaATCAATTTTCTTGAAACTCAAATTTTTTAAGCCAACAAttagataataaaataatagatgCAATGACGGAACTAGGCAAAATATTAAAGaagaactaaaaattaattttataataaaataaaataaaaataaaaattttaagagaataaaacaaaaatttatatataatttatataaaaaaattaaatattaagaggGTTATTGTCTCCTTTTTCAGTGAAGttttgagataaaaaaaattaaaaaaaataaaataaattttaacaaaaaaaattaactgagagagttaaaattaattttcaacatatatatatagtttagtcAGATATAAATAATTTCGACTCCTTATATTATCATTAAAATATAAATGTTATACCAAATAATTtcgttgaaaattaaataaacaaacatcacatgtatatatttttcaaaaaataatataaattgtaCTATCTTTCAAGAATTAATAGAGGTCATATATAGCTCCATTAGAGAGTAAATTacaccaaaaacaaaaacaaaaacaaaaaaagctgtgttttaatatattatgTTTATAATACACCTATATATCTTCCTATTATTATGTACTcacatatctttttattttatatatatttgatatcaaaaatattatttatatattaaaataaatcactaaaattaattattatatatattatttaatttatttttaatatatttttatattttaatatatattttatattaatgaacaattttaatatacacgtatATATCATGATCATTTTATGTACTCGTTGCAACAACTTTTTAAttcgatttttattttatattaattttttattattcattttgcatattaatatattttattaactaTAATATAGTCTATTAAATTACCTACTATAATTTCCATTTGTCCTACGTCATATGTAATAACTAACTTGAGTTACTCACCTAACCATAGTTAAGAGAGCTGCCAGTTGTAGTAGACATGGATGCTTCACTTTCGTTCGGCTCAAACTTCAATTAATTACTCTCTCTGCATTCTGCAACAACACAACAAAATAATGCAAACGAAACCATCAAGCTAATGGCTAATGTGTTTACGTTACTTTTACTCTCACTCTCATCTCAGACTCTTAAAATCATCGATCGAAAATGATGATGTTCAGAGAGGAAACAATTGGTTCGATTAGCGCGCGTCACAGCACCACCAGCACTGCTGGCACCAGAATTTCAGCATCGGTCAACAAAGTTCTGGTTGCAGTTAAAGCAGAGAAGATAATCTCCAATACGGCACTAGCTTGGGCTCTCACTCATGTTGTTCACTCCTCGGACTCCATCACGCTCCTTGCTGTTTATTCCGTCGAGAAATCTGGTACGCTCTCTCagccttttattattattattattattattattattattattattatttgtaatttgttCTAACAATTTGATGAACGTGGAGTGGATTTAATTTTTCAGGCAGAAGGTTCTGGAACTTTTCAAGGTTGCGTGGAGATTGTTCTAGCGGAGTAAGTGCTGGAAAGTTGCCGGAGAAAATTTCCGATATATCAGAATCTTGTGCTCAGATGGTGCTTCAGCTGCACAATCAAATTGAGGTAAATAAATTATTCCaaactttttaaataataaaatgaaataacgAAGCTATGCACCTCACGAATTTTGTCCTCGTATTAAATTGGGATTTGCGAGTTATTACTAtcgtaaaaaaatttttgaatttagtgtaCGAAAAAGTTACAGtattattccttttattttttttaccttcAGTTTTGTAGACTTTTactgttgttttatttttttcacctgCTCTGTCTTTCAAATCTTTATTACTTAAGCGTAAAGCAAATTAAACAATGGTGTGTTTAGTTTAGCGTTTACATACAAAAATTACGTTTAATCTTTTTGAATATCAGAATTTTtttgtttgacttttttttttctttctaaagacAAACATAACTTCTGTGTTTTAACTCTTATTCACTCGAAGTAACAAAGTGTATTTTTTACGTTTACGTTcaattgttaaattaaaaaataattgaaaaaatatttttttttactaattttactattcaatttcatttgtaataaaaaatactaagaataattatcagaatttttgtatttttttcacgGTAatgttttataaataaatattttttatactattatttttagtattcttttataataaattttaatttttttaatcaattatttatttaatttttttgttcataatatatatgttttttttaatttatattttctaacgTATATTGTtgtatttttgtaataaaatttttagtactCATTATTCATAtaaactttttaattatttttattaatacatatttttttatatgaaacttagttaatttttatttaattttgtataatttttactATGTGTTTTTTGAATTAGTATACAATTCTTTTACCGTTGttattttttctataatataattttttaatttcattagaAATGTCAAGTTAAAtgcaaaaaaaatactaaaaaagagtatTGAAAAATTAtgactaaaaaatactaaattttaacaaataaattcaagttcttttaaaaaaatatatatagtcaaatagtgttaaaaaatatatttttaaatgatataaatgaacatttttttgtaatttttatctaaatataattttaaataatataatttaaataatattaattttattataatttattttgatataaaattattaaacataAATCACATTAATACTAAGTCACTTTGTAAATACTAACTCAGTTATTTAtctcctattttttttatttatcccaTATATAAACACCtatatgtttcttttattttatgaatgaaattatcttacttttttaaaaaaatactaactcactttttatcaaaataaaatttataaaatcaatttaatacaaattctcatttacaaaattttaattcaaacacaCACCTCATCTTCCATAAATTTTCCTTACTAATTTGGTTTTCCATTTTTCTTCCCCCAAAATCATGCATGAATTTGTACCTAAAATATTAATCGATTCTTTAACTCTTACCACTATTGAGAATTAATGCACACACTATTGAGAATGAAACTTAAATTATTAATAGATTCTTTTGCTCTTACCACGTAAAATAGTATATATGGTAGTCTGATCTATGAACAaatatccttatatatatatatatatatatatatatatatatatatatatatatatatatatatatattttttttttctcaaatctttttcccAGTAACGTGTCAGAATAGAGGAAGCTTCAGTTCTGATATTTGCCAAGCTGTACTGCTGTACCAGCTTGACTGTAGTTTGTTTCATTTGCATGTGCTTTGCAAATCTTGCCTTGGTAAACAACATGCATTAATAATTGCACATGCATAAAGTTTTCACGAACTAGAcaacaatatttaataaaattaaacagGAGGCAGCAACTAGCAAGGAGAAAAGCCTATTAGAACTATAAATTTACGCAATTAGCTTAAAAAGGTATTTGGAATGTAGAATTAACTTCAAGGATCATGAAATTAAAGCATGTTAGACATATTCGtaacacaaaaatatttgataatcaaAGAAAATTAGCTAAAAACAGtcataatttgtcttatttaacattcattaattgttgcgataattaataatattaaacaaGTCAAGTTCTGActgtttcttttgttttcctAGCATTACCGTTAGTAACAATGGCGTGGCAACAATAATGTGTAGTAAAAGATGAATAGATTCTTTCAATGATTAGCCATATGCTAGATATCCTTACAagagttcaaaacttcaaattacAAAAAAGACACATAAATAATTCCCACAGTGAACCTTTTGGGTACAACTTTACAAGTGACAAATTAGATTGCACACAAGGAGGTGAAACCTTTTCAGTTTTCACTAATCATGTAAATGGATACTAATAAGCATAACATAAGTACTGATGAAATATATAAATGCAGGTTAGGGTGAAGATTAAGGTGGTAACTGGTACTCCAAGTGGTGCTGTAGCAGCTGAAGCCAGATGGAGTGGCTCCCATTGGGTCATACTGGACAAGTAATTTAACATGAAAAATGTATTTCTTTTTTCTAAGCTATTATAGCTCATTTAATTGACTGCTTGCATTGTGTCTCTTCACATACTCACATGCATACCCCTTTAATATTAACAAACCAGCATTTGTTTTCAACTATCAATCATGCAGAGCAACCAAGTAGAACTTTTCAGTGCCTTATGCCAAAATCATACTTTGTTATATAACTTAACCTTATTTTCTGAAACAGGAAGTTAAAGCAAGAGGTAAAGCATTGCATGGATGAACTCAACTGTAGCGTTGTGGTGATGAATGCCTCAAAACCAAAAGTTCTCAGGCTTAACTTAGCATGCTCTGATGAACTCCAAACTCCATTTTTCTCCTCTGCTTCTTCACCGGATATAGCAATTGGAAAGCTCAAAGGCCGCAGATTGAAGCATTCAACCCCAGTGAGTAGCCCTGAAGAACCAGCTACTTCTGCCACTAGAACCATCGGAGTTTACTCAGAGTCAAGTTCTGATTCAATGGCTTCTCTTTTCCAAGTCTATGAGCAAAATCCTCTGTATGAGGGTCAGGGACTGCACGACAAAAGAGCATACAAACCAATCAATGAGCCAAAAGAGTTCAACTTTGATTTGGAAAAGGATTTGGGGACACATTCAATCCCATATGCGTCAAGTGATGATAACAAGGATGTATTTTGGATTCCTCAGAACAGAGTTATCCAAAGAACCAAATCTCCAACTTCCAAAACACTACTTGAGAATTTTATGCACTGTGATCAGGAAATGAAAAGGACAACTAATGAACTTGGGTTTAAACAATCTCAAAGCAGAGTTTACGCTTCCAACATGGGCAACAGAGGTAATGCCACCATTCCTATGGGCAGAACTTCGTGTATACCTCCTCCCTTGTGCTCTCAATGTCAGAACAAAGCACCAGTTTTTGGAAAGCCTCCTAGACAGTTTTCTTACAAGGAGATAGAGGAAGCTACTGATATGTTCTCGCATGCAAATTTTCTAGCTGAAGGTGGATTTGGTGTTGTTCACAAGGGAATTCTCAGAGATGGCCAGGTTGTTGCTGTGAAACAGTTAAAGTTTGGAGGCTCTCAAGCTGATCTTGATTTCTGCAGGGAAGTTCGTGTTTTGAGCTGTGCACAACACAGAAATGTTGTGTTGTTGATAGGATTTTGTGTAGAGGCCAATTTGAGGATATTAGTCTATGAATACATATGCAATGGATCCTTGGACCTTTACTTACATGGTATGCCTCAATTTCATTGGACCCTTACTTACACGGCTATTAGTTCATTTTCCATATTATGAGTTTCTCTTTCAGTTCTTTGCACTTGTATTTGAATGTTCTTCTGAATAATCCAATAAAAAGTTCATATCAAagtttatttctttctatattgACAGGAGATGGGAATACCCCCTTGGATTGGAACTCACGGTTAAAGATAGCGATTGGAGCTGCAAGAGGATTACGCTACCTTCATGAAGATTGCAGAGTTGGTTGCATAGTGCACAGAGATTTTCGACCCAGAAATATTCTCTTAACGCATGACTTTGAGCCTTTGGTAGCTTAATTACCTGGCCCTTCTGCATTCTGTAGTGTGTGAATTGgtggaaattcaggtgcagtcgacttcacataaagttgatagctgagaaccgttagatgattttactagtttgactaaatttttatccaatggctctcagctatcaacttcacctGAAATCGACTGCAGCTGAGTTTTCACCGTATGAATTTTAAGAATAAGTAGCTTTAAACATGATCGTTTCGCATTCACTCAGGTGGCTGATTTCGGGCTTGCTAGATGGCACTCAGAATGGAATATAAATACTGAACAAGATCGAGTTGTAGGAACATCAGGGTAATTATCTCTATTTATACATAATTTCATGTTATATAACACCGTTACGTTGTTAATTTTTGCATAAACCTATACAGGTATCTTGCACCTGAATATCTTGAAGCTGGAAATCTTACATATAAAGTAGATGTATATGCATTTGGCATTGTTTTACTAGAGTTAATAACAGGTCGAAGAATTAGTGAGTTGGAACAATTTAATGGTCACTCGTTTCTTTCTGAATGGTTTCATCCTATACGCATGTTAGAGGCAGATCATATATTGCAAAACGTTCGGTCTCTTAACCCATACTTGGGGTTTGAGACGTCATTGGAATTTAACTTTGAATTACAAGCCATGGCAAGAGCTGCTTCATTGTGTCTACGTCTGGATCCTGATGCCAGACCTCCAATGTCTAAGGTATGCAGAAGGCTTAAACatgtttttagtttcttgcaaATTATGGACTGAAAATGCTTCTTATATATACTTGTAGATCCTGAGAGTACTGGAAGGGGGTGATGCAGTTCGTCCTATTGGTTTAGACTTCAATTCAGTTGGTAATAGAAGTGGCCATTTAAGTGGTTTGAGTTCTCACACTCCACATAAAGTTACAATAAGTCATTCTCGTAGGCTATCACATTGATCACATAGAAACATGGTGAAAACTCAGATGCCGTCgaattcacgtgaagttgatagctgaaagttattagataaaaatttagtcaaatcaatcaaatcatctaatcactctcagttatcaatttcacCTTAAATCGACTAGATACCTAAAAACATTCACAGAAGCAAACTTTCACTTATTGGTATAAATGTATAAGGAAAAAGTCAATTGTCAAAGAATTCTTCTCACGTAATGTCCGTGACACTTGTTATTTGTGGTCTTCTCCTCAACATAGTTAATTATTATGGTGAATGAAATGCTTTTTCATCTCAACATCccctctcttatatatatatataatttttttttggtgtcttcCTTTATAATAttatgtctgatataatacataATAGTGAGAGAGTAATTCAAAGAGATGAGATGGGGGCATCAAAATATGGGCCGGGCCGGGCCTTTCAAGGCACATCACAAAACAATATACAGTTATACACACTAGTCTAACTGATTCACCAGCGTTCATACACCCAGAGGCCAGAGCAGTTTGTTTCAGTTATTTTCTGTTATTGCTCCGGCACGAAGAAGAGTAGCTACTAACAGATTCAGCAAATGGTATTGAATCTGAATCAGAAAACATACGGTGGTGGCGCTGCTGCTCCTGATTATCACCACCTCCAACATCGGCAACGCTCCAGACCTTTACAGACTTATCCAAGCTCCCACTGTACAACACCCACCGCCTCTCACCACCACGCGCCTTCGCCTCCTTGTCTTCCTCCACCGCCAGACACTTCACTGGACCCTCGTGCCCCGTCAACATCGACACGCACGTGTGGATCGTTCCCTCCTTCTTCCACACGCAGATTGTCTTGTCGGCGGATCCGCTGAAAACTAAGGTTCCGGCAGCGGCGAGGCAAAGGACGGCTAGTTTGTGGCCTTTAAGGACGCCGCCATGGGCGAAGTTGTTGTTACTGTCCCAGAAGTTGACGAGACCGTCGGAGGAGCCACAGTAGAGGGTAGAGAAGGAGGCATCGAGGGTGAGGGCGGTGACGGCGGATTCTTGCTTGAGCAGGGTTTGTGCATTGGTGTGTTTGGTGCACTTGGTGGAGCGGGAGGAGGGAGTTTCCCGCTTCCACATCTTAACGGTTCCATCGGCAGAGCCGGAGAAGACGAGGCCATCAACGCCGCACACCACGGAATTCACCGTGTCTTGGTGAGCCGGGATGGATTCCATGCACCTCTTATCGGAGATGCGCCACACCTGTTATTTTTGTTATTGCATGGGTCACACACAACCAATAAAATAATGAcacttaataattaaaaattattattaaataataatttttaattattaattttattggaaGAAAATTtgacataaatttttatttaaaataaaataataagtggAAAATAAGACATTACCTTTATGCTTCTATCCCATGAAGCTGAATAGAGCAATGTTTTACAATGAGAAAGGCTTAAGGCGGAAACAGCATCAGAATGCTTAATCCAAAGTGCTGAACGATTTTTCCGAACTTCAATGTAGTTACTTGGTTTGAGAGAACTCTTGAGTATATCTTTCAAAGTTGGCAACGTTCCTGCGCGTTTGTGAACATTTGGTGCCTTAGGGTTAACCTTCCAAACACGAATTTTACCATCTTGGTGACCAGTGAAGATTTTATGTCCAGATATTATGATGGCCTTAACCAAACCACTGTTTGATTTGAAGCCACAGAATTCTTGGAGGTTCTTCCACACACGGATGTTCTTGCTCTCGGAGCCAGTGTAAAGGAGGTTACCGGTGGCAGCCAAGGAGTATATGTGTCCCTCCTCCCGGACCAGGGAGCCCAGGAG
This window contains:
- the LOC112697905 gene encoding inactive protein kinase SELMODRAFT_444075-like, yielding MMMFREETIGSISARHSTTSTAGTRISASVNKVLVAVKAEKIISNTALAWALTHVVHSSDSITLLAVYSVEKSGRRFWNFSRLRGDCSSGVSAGKLPEKISDISESCAQMVLQLHNQIEVRVKIKVVTGTPSGAVAAEARWSGSHWVILDKKLKQEVKHCMDELNCSVVVMNASKPKVLRLNLACSDELQTPFFSSASSPDIAIGKLKGRRLKHSTPVSSPEEPATSATRTIGVYSESSSDSMASLFQVYEQNPLYEGQGLHDKRAYKPINEPKEFNFDLEKDLGTHSIPYASSDDNKDVFWIPQNRVIQRTKSPTSKTLLENFMHCDQEMKRTTNELGFKQSQSRVYASNMGNRGNATIPMGRTSCIPPPLCSQCQNKAPVFGKPPRQFSYKEIEEATDMFSHANFLAEGGFGVVHKGILRDGQVVAVKQLKFGGSQADLDFCREVRVLSCAQHRNVVLLIGFCVEANLRILVYEYICNGSLDLYLHGDGNTPLDWNSRLKIAIGAARGLRYLHEDCRVGCIVHRDFRPRNILLTHDFEPLVADFGLARWHSEWNINTEQDRVVGTSGYLAPEYLEAGNLTYKVDVYAFGIVLLELITGRRISELEQFNGHSFLSEWFHPIRMLEADHILQNVRSLNPYLGFETSLEFNFELQAMARAASLCLRLDPDARPPMSKILRVLEGGDAVRPIGLDFNSVGNRSGHLSGLSSHTPHKVTISHSRRLSH
- the LOC112697906 gene encoding protein JINGUBANG-like; this translates as MAMRGDGEEATGVSRPPAGMHSERTPSADFLSDNELSMQSNTAASPMSPYYDPGRLSGEGSPLMMSPWNQTANSRFSKELCSQGGESTAQSALLGSLVREEGHIYSLAATGNLLYTGSESKNIRVWKNLQEFCGFKSNSGLVKAIIISGHKIFTGHQDGKIRVWKVNPKAPNVHKRAGTLPTLKDILKSSLKPSNYIEVRKNRSALWIKHSDAVSALSLSHCKTLLYSASWDRSIKVWRISDKRCMESIPAHQDTVNSVVCGVDGLVFSGSADGTVKMWKRETPSSRSTKCTKHTNAQTLLKQESAVTALTLDASFSTLYCGSSDGLVNFWDSNNNFAHGGVLKGHKLAVLCLAAAGTLVFSGSADKTICVWKKEGTIHTCVSMLTGHEGPVKCLAVEEDKEAKARGGERRWVLYSGSLDKSVKVWSVADVGGGDNQEQQRHHRMFSDSDSIPFAESVSSYSSSCRSNNRK